In Puntigrus tetrazona isolate hp1 chromosome 22, ASM1883169v1, whole genome shotgun sequence, one genomic interval encodes:
- the LOC122327319 gene encoding zinc finger protein 260-like encodes MTDPESCRIKRKDTEQQIDMRKENKKIDELSEEGENHHVNTEETSWRSSLTRREKTRPECEKSLLFKQNLDFLKDRLKVHTKDKPYICYSCGKSFSQMCALTIHQKRHSGVKDHACTECGKTFFTHDAMKVHQTVHTTETPYKCSDCDKRFKRPEYLKIHKKIHTGEKPHMCDQCGKSFRLKQMLNQHMDIHTGEKPHICDQCGKSFRLKQMLNQHMDLHTGENSHTCDQCGKNFSQKSNLNKHMRLHAGEKHTCDQCGKSFTQKEYLNAHLKNHTGEKPYMCDQCEKSFGKKSALNLHMRIHTGEKPYACYQCGKSFRLKQMLNQHMDLHTGENPHKCGQCGKNFSQKSNLNKHMRLHAGEKHTCDQCGKSFTQKEYLNAHLKTHTGEKPFTCDQCEKSFGQKSALNVHMRIHTGEKPYTCDQCGKCFRLKQTLDKHMMIHTGVKPYTCNQCGKSFIKCDVFKKHLLIHSRTRLENCDQSPRTFLKDCRKAQTKEKPYICNLCGKSFSHMVALKLHQKRHSGVKDYACSMCWKTFFAYGALKVHQTVHTTKKPFKCSRCDKRFKRSDYLKIHERIHTGEKPYTCDQCGRSFTQRGTLTAHKKTHSREKPYSCDHCEKSFKRKESLHDHMRIHTGEKPYTCNQCGRSFRLKEMLNRHMIIHTRETPYTCDQCGRSFLRRLTLYKHKKTHNCVLKQHQTVHATETPYKCSHCDQRFKQSTHLQIHEKIHPGEKLHHCHSCGKSFTQLSSLISHKLHVCMSRITVSSSSSDPVLPGAR; translated from the exons ATGACTGACCCAGAATCCTGCAGAATAAAACGAAAAGATACCGAACAACAAATAG ATATGAGAAAAGAGAACAAGAAGATTGATGAACTGAGTGAAGAGGGGGAGAACCATCACGTCAACACTGAAGAAACATCTTGGAGATCCTCATTGacaagaagagaaaaaacaaggCCTGAGTGTGAAAAAAGTCTCTTGTTCAAGCAGAATCTTGACTTCCTGAAGGACCGCCTGAAAGTTCATACGAAGGACAAGCCATACATATGTTATTcatgtggaaagagttttagtCAGATGTGTGCATTAACAATACACCAAAAAAGACACAGTGGTGTGAAGGATCATGCTTGCACTGAGTGTGGAAAGACTTTTTTTACGCATGATGCTATGAAAGTGCACCAGACAGTTCACACTACAGAAACACCTTACAAGTGTTCAGACTGTGACAAGAGATTCAAACGACCAGAATATCTGAAAATACACAAGAagatccacactggagagaagccgcATATGTGtgatcagtgtgggaagagCTTTAGACTAAAACAAATGCTTAATCAACACATGGatatccacactggagagaagccacACATATGtgatcagtgtgggaagagttttaGACTAAAACAAATGCTTAATCAACACATGGAcctccacactggagagaattCGCACACGTGCGATCAGTGTGGGAAAAATTTCTCACAAAAATCTAACCTAAACAAACACATGAGGCTCCACGCTGGAGAGAAGCATACATGtgatcagtgtgggaagagtttcacacAAAAAGAGTACCTTAATGCGCACCTTAAAaaccacactggagagaaaccataCATGTGTGATCAGTGTGAGAAGAGTTTTGGAAAAAAGTCTGCTCTTAATTTacacatgaggatccacactggagagaagccatATGCGTGTTATCAATGTGGGAAGAGCTTCAGACTAAAACAAATGCTGAATCAACACATGGAtctccacactggagagaatcCGCACAAATGCGGACAGTGTGGGAAGAATTTCTCACAAAAATCAAACCTAAACAAACACATGAGACTCCACGCTGGAGAGAAGCATACATGtgatcagtgtgggaagagtttcacacAAAAAGAGTACCTTAATGCCCACCTAAAAacccacactggagagaaacctttcaCATGTGATCAATGTGAGAAGAGTTTCGGACAAAAATCGGCCCTTAATGTacacatgaggatccacactggagagaaaccctACACATGTGATCAGTGTGGAAAGTGTTTCAGGCTCAAGCAAACTCTTGACAAACACATGATGATCCACACTGGAGTGAAGCCATACACCTGCaatcagtgtggaaagagttttataaaatgtgatgtttttaaaaaacatctgcTTATTCATTCTAGAACGAGGCTAGAAAACTGTGACCAAAGCCCTAGAACATTTCTAAAGGACTGCCGGAAAGCTCAGACGAAGGAGAAGCCTTACATATGTAATTtatgtggaaagagttttagcCACATGGTTGCATTAAAGTTACACCAGAAAAGACACAGCGGTGTGAAGGATTATGCTTGCTCTATGTGCTGGAAGACCTTTTTTGCATATGGTGCACTGAAGGTGCACCAGACAGTTCACActacaaaaaaacctttcaagTGTTCACGCTGTGACAAGAGATTCAAACGATCTGATTATCTGAAAATACATGAGAggattcacactggagagaagccgtaTACATGTGATCAGTGTGGGAGGAGTTTCACACAAAGAGGAACCCTCACTGCACACAAGAAAACCCACAGTAGAGAGAAGCCATACTCCTGTGATCATTGTGAGAAAAGTTTCAAACGAAAAGAAAGCCTTCATGAtcacatgaggatccacaccggagagaaaccatACACATGTAATCAGTGTGGGAGGAGTTTCAGACTGAAAGAAATGCTTAATCGACACATGATTATCCACACCAGAGAGACGCCTTACACGTGTGATCAATGTGGGAGGAGTTTTCTAAGAAGACTAACCCTTTACAAACACAAGAAAACTCACAATTGTGTACTGAAACAGCACCAGACAGTTCACGCTACAGAAACGCCttacaagtgttcacactgtgacCAGAGATTCAAACAATCAACACATCTACAGATACATGAGAAGATCCACCCTGGAGAGAAGCTGCATCACTGCCATTcatgtgggaagagtttcactCAATTATCTTCTCTAATCTCTCATAAATTACACGTCTGCATGTCTAGAATTACAGTAAGTAGTTCAAGTTCTGATCCTGTTCTTCCAGGTGCGAGATAG
- the LOC122327308 gene encoding gastrula zinc finger protein XlCGF57.1-like isoform X2, giving the protein MTDPEACGIKQEDTEQQIDLIEESKEIKELIQEGGNHHVKTEETSWSSQLKRKGKIWPQSEKSVFCKQNSGIHIKCHPEGQLYTCDQCEKTFTIKGNLTKHMNIHTGKKPCTCDQCGKSFIHKGALNRHMMIHTGEKPYTCNQCGKNFRLQQSLKEHMRIHTGEKPYTCEQCGKSFRLQQPLNEHMRIHTGEKPYTCGQCRKSFRKKVSLKTHINLHTGEKQYTCGQCGKSFRQKTTLNKHTRIHTEEKPYTCDQCGKSFRRKEDRDMHLKTHTGEKPYTCDQCGKSFTRKGALNIHMCIHTGDKPHTCDQCGKSFRRKENRDEHLKNHTGEKPYTCDQCGKSFTKKGALNVHMWIHTGEKPYTCGQCSKSFRLQSTLKKHTRIHTGEKPYKCEHCEKSFTQKGALNIHVWIHTGEKPYTCDQCWKSFRLKSTLKKHIRIHT; this is encoded by the exons ATGACTGATCCAGAAGCCTGTGGAATAAAACAGGAAGATACTGAACAACAAATAG acCTGATAGAAGAGAGCAAGGAGATTAAGGAACTGATTCAAGAAGGGGGAAACCATCATGTCAAAACTGAAGAAACATCATGGAGTTCTCAATTGAAACGAAAAGGCAAAATATGGCCTCAGAGTGAAAAGAGTGTCTTCTGCAAGCAAAATTCTGGTATTCACATCAAATGTCATCCTGAAGGTCAGCTGTACACATGTGATCAGTGCGAAAAGACTTTCACAATTAAAGGAAACCTTACAAAACACATGAATATCCACACTGGAAAGAAGCCATGCACATGTGATCaatgtgggaagagtttcataCATAAAGGGGCACTTAATAGACACATGATGATCCataccggagagaagccttacacaTGCAATCAGTGTGGGAAGAATTTCAGACTTCAGCAATCTCTTAAAGAGCACATGAGGAtacacactggagagaagccgtaCACATGTGAACaatgtgggaagagtttcagaCTTCAGCAACCTCTTAACGAacacatgaggatccacaccggagagaagccgtacaCATGTGGTCAGTGCAGAAAGAGCTTCCGAAAAAAAGTGAGTCTTAAAACTCACATTAAtctccacactggagagaagcaaTACACATGCGGCCAATGTGGAAAGAGCTTCAGACAAAAAACTACTCTTAACAAACATACCAGGATCCACACTGAAGAGAAGCCTTACACATGTGaccagtgcgggaagagtttcagaCGAAAAGAAGACCGTGATATGCACTTAAAAacccacactggagagaaaccataCACATGCGATCAATGTGGGAAGAGCTTCACAAGAAAAGGAGCCCTTAACATACACATGTGCATCCACACCGGGGATAAGCCACACACATGTGATCAATGTGGGAAGAGCTTCAGACGAAAAGAAAACCGTGATGAACACTTAAAAaaccacactggagagaaaccataCACATGTGATCAGTGTGGGAAAAGTTTCACAAAAAAAGGAGCCCTTAACGTACACATGtggatccacactggagagaagccatACACATGCGGTCAGTGTTCGAAGAGCTTCAGACTGCAATCTAccctaaaaaaacacacaaggatccacactggagagaagccgtaCAAATGTGAACACTGTGAAAAGAGTTTCACACAAAAAGGAGCCCTTAACATACACGTGtggatccacactggagagaagccatACACATGCGATCAGTGTTGGAAAAGCTTCAGACTAAAATCTACCCTTAAAAAACACATAAGGATCCACACTTGA
- the LOC122327308 gene encoding zinc finger protein 271-like isoform X1, with protein sequence MTAPEPCGIKQEDTEQQIDLVENRESEEGENHHVKTEETSWKHPSFKQNLDINTKSHLEGKQYACDPCEKTFPIKRNLTKHINFHTGEKPHACEHCGRRFRRKEYLNAHLKIHTGEKPYTCGQCKKSFRQKSALNVHMRIHTGEKPYTCEQCGKSFRLKQPLNNHMRIHTGEKLYTCDQCRKSFRLKQSLDRHIMIHTGEKPHTCVQCGKSFTRKENFNAHLKTHSGEKLYTCNHCGRNFSKYYSFKLHLLVHSSEGLKNCNQSSREFFRAGFLKDHLKVTTDKPHVCYLCGKSFSQMVALKIHQKRHSGVKDHSCSECDKTFFTDAELKVHQTVHSTETPYKCSHCDKRFKRSGYLQIHERIHTGEKPYTCDQCGTSFRLKELLNEHMYIHTGEKPPTCEHCGKNFKQKAHLDRHMRLHTGENLHTCDQCGKGFLEKGNLKDHMNIHTGERPYSCDECGKSYKNNGNLLVHKKSHTGKKPHTCAQCGKSFAEKAILNEHMRIHTGERPYTCDQCGKSFTQRGALITHKRTHSEEKPYICDQCGKSFKQKESLCDHMKIHTGEKPYTCDQCGKSFVRRVSFYLHKRTHTGEKPYSCDQCGKSFRQKRSLHDHMTIHTGEKPNTCDQCGKSFKRKEKLHDHMRIHTGEKPYVCDQCGESFRLKEILNRHMRIHTGERPYACTQCHRSFRLKEILNRHMRIHTGERPYTCDQCGKSFTQRGALITHKKTHSEEKPYICDQCGKSFKQKESLCDHINIHTGEKPYTCDQCGMRFVRRVSFYQHKKTHTGEKPYSCDQCGKSFRRKRNLHDHKTVHTGEKPYTCDQCGKTFRRKRNLHVHMTIHTGEKPYSCDQCGESFRQKRSLHDHMTIHTGEKPYTCDQCGRSFKRKAKLHDHMRIHTGEKPYTCEQCGRSFRLKEMLNRHMIIHTRETPYSCDQCGKSFKNLSFLKVHLHTHSRERPSNSNQRSRKKLRECLNYHQKRHSGVKDHACAQCGKTFFTYGAMKVHQIVHSTERPYKCSHCDQRFKRSTHLQIHERIHPGEKLHHCHSCGKSFTQLSSLISHKLHVCVSKITVSSSSSDPVLPGAR encoded by the exons ATGACTGCTCCAGAACCATGTGGAATAAAACAGGAAGATACTGAACAACAAATAG aCCTGGTAGAGAACAGGGAGAGTGAAGAGGGGGAGAACCATCATGTCAAAACTGAAGAAACCTCCTGGAAACATCCTTCATTCAAGCAAAATTTGGATATTAACACGAAAAGTCATCTTGAAGGGAAGCAATATGCTTGTGATCCGTGTGAAAAGACTTTCCCAATAAAACGTAACCTTACGAAACACATAAAtttccacactggagagaagccacATGCTTGTGAACATTGTGGGAGGAGATTCAGGCGAAAAGAATACCTTAATGCACACCTAAaaatccacactggagagaagccgtaCACATGTGGTCAGTGTAAGAAGAGTTTCAGACAAAAATCTGCCCTTAATGTacacatgaggatccacactggagaaaaaccaTACACATGTGAAcaatgtggaaagagtttcagacTCAAGCAACCCCTTAACAAtcacatgaggatccacactggagagaagttATATACATGTGATCAGTGTAGGAAGAGTTTCAGACTTAAGCAAAGTCTTGACAGGCACATTATGATCCATACAGGAGAGAAGCCGCACACATGTgttcagtgtggaaagagtttcacacgaaaagaaaactttaatgCACATCTTAAAACCCACAGTGGAGAGAAGTTGTACACATGTAATCATTGTGGAAGGAATTTCAGTAAATACTATAGTTTTAAATTACATCTGCTTGTTCATTCTAGTGAAGGACTAAAGAACTGTAACCAAAGCAGTAGAGAATTTTTTAGGGCAGGTTTCCTGAAGGACCACCTGAAAGTTACAACAGACAAACCTCATGTATGTTATTtatgtggaaagagttttagtCAGATGGTTGCACTAAAGATACACCAGAAAAGACACAGTGGTGTAAAGGATCATTCTTGTTCTGAGTGTGATAAGAcattttttacagatgctgaACTAAAAGTGCACCAGACAGTTCACTCTACAGAAACGCCttacaagtgttcacactgtgacaagagaTTCAAACGGTCAGGATATCTGCAAATACATGAGcggatccacactggagagaagccgtaTACATGTGATCAGTGTGGGACAAGCTTCAGACTAAAAGAACTGCTTAATGAACACATGTacatccacactggagagaaacctcCCACATGTGAACACTGTGGGAAGAACTTTAAGCAAAAAGCACACCTTGATAGACACATGAGactccacactggagagaatcTACACACATGTGATCAGTGTGGGAAGGGTTTCTTAGAGAAAGGAAACCTTAAAGACCACATGAatatccacaccggagagaggcCGTACTCATGTGATGAATGTGGGAAGAGTTAcaaaaataatggaaaccttttagTGCACAAGAAAAGCCACACTGGGAAGAAGCCACACACATGTGctcagtgtgggaagagttttgCAGAAAAGGCAATCCTTAATGAacacatgaggatccacactggagagaggCCATACACGTGtgatcagtgtgggaagagtttcaccCAAAGAGGAGCTCTTATTACACACAAGAGAACCCACAGTGAAGAGAAACCATATATCTGtgatcagtgtgggaagagttttaAGCAAAAAGAAAGTCTTTGTGATCACATGAaaatccacactggagagaaaccataCACATGCgatcagtgtgggaagagttttgTACGAAGAGTAAGCTTTTATCTACACAAGAGAACccacactggagaaaaaccaTACTCCTGtgatcagtgtgggaagagtttcaggCAAAAAAGAAGCCTTCACGATCACATGACAATCCATACTGGAGAGAAACCTAATACCTGTGATCAGTGTGGGAAAAGTTTCAAACGAAAAGAAAAACTTCATGAtcacatgaggatccacactggagaaaaaccaTACGTATGTGATCAGTGTGGGGAGAGCTTCAGACTAAAAGAAATTCTTAATCGacacatgaggatccacactggagagaggCCTTACGCATGTACACAATGTCATAGGAGTTTCAGACTAAAAGAAATTCTTAATCGACATATgaggatccacactggagagaggCCGTACACGTGtgatcagtgtgggaagagtttcaccCAAAGAGGAGCTCTTATTACACACAAGAAAACCCACAGTGAAGAGAAACCGTATATCTGtgatcagtgtgggaagagttttaAGCAAAAAGAAAGTCTTTGTGATCACATTAatatccacactggagagaaaccatacacatgtgatcagtgcgggaTGAGATTTGTACGAAGAGTAAGCTTTTATCAACACAAGAAAacccacactggagagaaaccatattcctgtgatcagtgtgggaagagtttcagaagaaaaagaaacctTCATGATCACAAGACagtccacactggagagaaaccatatacctgtgatcagtgtgggaagactttcagaagaaaaagaaatcttcATGTTCACATGAcaatccacaccggagagaaaccatATTCCTGTGATCAGTGTGGGGAGAGTTTCAGACAAAAAAGAAGCCTTCATGATCACATGAcaatccacactggagagaaaccataTACGTGTGATCAGTGTGGGAGGAGTTTCAAACGGAAAGCTAAACTTCATGAtcacatgaggatccacaccggagagaaaccatACACATGTGAACAATGTGGGAGGAGTTTCAGACTAAAAGAAATGCTTAATCGACACATGATTATCCACACCAGAGAGACGCCTTACTCGTGTGATCaatgtgggaagagtttcaagAATTTAAGTTTTCTTAAAGTACATCTGCATACTCATTCTAGAGAAAGACCGTCTAATTCTAACCAGCGCAGTAGAAAAAAACTTAGGGAATGTTTAAATTATCACCAGAAAAGACACAGCGGTGTGAAGGATCATGCTTGCGCTCAGTGTGGGAAGACTTTTTTTACGTATGGTGCAATGAAAGTGCACCAAATAGTTCACTCTACAGAAAGGCCttacaagtgttcacactgtgacCAGAGATTCAAACGATCAACACATCTACAGATACATGAGAGGATCCACCCTGGAGAGAAGCTCCATCACTGCCATTcatgtgggaagagtttcactCAGTTATCTTCTCTAATCTCTCATAAATTACATGTCTGCGTGTCTAAAATTACAGTAAGTAGTTCAAGTTCTGATCCTGTTCTTCCAGGTGCGAGATAG
- the LOC122327308 gene encoding zinc finger protein 721-like isoform X3, which translates to MTAPEPCGIKQEDTEQQIDLVENRESEEGENHHVKTEETSWKHPSFKQNLDINTKSHLEGKQYACDPCEKTFPIKRNLTKHINFHTGEKPHACEHCGRRFRRKEYLNAHLKIHTGEKPYTCGQCKKSFRQKSALNVHMRIHTGEKPYTCEQCGKSFRLKQPLNNHMRIHTGEKLYTCDQCRKSFRLKQSLDRHIMIHTGEKPHTCVQCGKSFTRKENFNAHLKTHSGEKLYTCNHCGRNFSKYYSFKLHLLVHSSEGLKNCNQSSREFFRAGFLKDHLKVTTDKPHVCYLCGKSFSQMVALKIHQKRHSGVKDHSCSECDKTFFTDAELKVHQTVHSTETPYKCSHCDKRFKRSGYLQIHERIHTGEKPYTCDQCGTSFRLKELLNEHMYIHTGEKPPTCEHCGKNFKQKAHLDRHMRLHTGENLHTCDQCGKGFLEKGNLKDHMNIHTGERPYSCDECGKSYKNNGNLLVHKKSHTGKKPHTCAQCGKSFAEKAILNEHMRIHTGERPYTCDQCGKSFTQRGALITHKRTHSEEKPYICDQCGKSFKQKESLCDHMKIHTGEKPYTCDQCGKSFVRRVSFYLHKRTHTGEKPYSCDQCGKSFRQKRSLHDHMTIHTGEKPNTCDQCGKSFKRKEKLHDHMRIHTGEKPYVCDQCGESFRLKEILNRHMRIHTGERPYACTQCHRSFRLKEILNRHMRIHTGERPYTCDQCGKSFTQRGALITHKKTHSEEKPYICDQCGKSFKQKESLCDHINIHTGEKPYTCDQCGMRFVRRVSFYQHKKTHTGEKPYSCDQCGKSFRRKRNLHDHKTVHTGEKPYTCDQCGKTFRRKRNLHVHMTIHTGEKPYSCDQCGESFRQKRSLHDHMTIHTGEKPYTCDQCGRSFKRKAKLHDHMRIHTGEKPYTCEQCGRSFRLKEMLNRHMIIHTRETPYSCDQCGKSFKNLRNLTKHMNIHTGKKPCTCDQCGKSFIHKGALNRHMMIHTGEKPYTCNQCGKNFRLQQSLKEHMRIHTGEKPYTCEQCGKSFRLQQPLNEHMRIHTGEKPYTCGQCRKSFRKKVSLKTHINLHTGEKQYTCGQCGKSFRQKTTLNKHTRIHTEEKPYTCDQCGKSFRRKEDRDMHLKTHTGEKPYTCDQCGKSFTRKGALNIHMCIHTGDKPHTCDQCGKSFRRKENRDEHLKNHTGEKPYTCDQCGKSFTKKGALNVHMWIHTGEKPYTCGQCSKSFRLQSTLKKHTRIHTGEKPYKCEHCEKSFTQKGALNIHVWIHTGEKPYTCDQCWKSFRLKSTLKKHIRIHT; encoded by the exons ATGACTGCTCCAGAACCATGTGGAATAAAACAGGAAGATACTGAACAACAAATAG aCCTGGTAGAGAACAGGGAGAGTGAAGAGGGGGAGAACCATCATGTCAAAACTGAAGAAACCTCCTGGAAACATCCTTCATTCAAGCAAAATTTGGATATTAACACGAAAAGTCATCTTGAAGGGAAGCAATATGCTTGTGATCCGTGTGAAAAGACTTTCCCAATAAAACGTAACCTTACGAAACACATAAAtttccacactggagagaagccacATGCTTGTGAACATTGTGGGAGGAGATTCAGGCGAAAAGAATACCTTAATGCACACCTAAaaatccacactggagagaagccgtaCACATGTGGTCAGTGTAAGAAGAGTTTCAGACAAAAATCTGCCCTTAATGTacacatgaggatccacactggagaaaaaccaTACACATGTGAAcaatgtggaaagagtttcagacTCAAGCAACCCCTTAACAAtcacatgaggatccacactggagagaagttATATACATGTGATCAGTGTAGGAAGAGTTTCAGACTTAAGCAAAGTCTTGACAGGCACATTATGATCCATACAGGAGAGAAGCCGCACACATGTgttcagtgtggaaagagtttcacacgaaaagaaaactttaatgCACATCTTAAAACCCACAGTGGAGAGAAGTTGTACACATGTAATCATTGTGGAAGGAATTTCAGTAAATACTATAGTTTTAAATTACATCTGCTTGTTCATTCTAGTGAAGGACTAAAGAACTGTAACCAAAGCAGTAGAGAATTTTTTAGGGCAGGTTTCCTGAAGGACCACCTGAAAGTTACAACAGACAAACCTCATGTATGTTATTtatgtggaaagagttttagtCAGATGGTTGCACTAAAGATACACCAGAAAAGACACAGTGGTGTAAAGGATCATTCTTGTTCTGAGTGTGATAAGAcattttttacagatgctgaACTAAAAGTGCACCAGACAGTTCACTCTACAGAAACGCCttacaagtgttcacactgtgacaagagaTTCAAACGGTCAGGATATCTGCAAATACATGAGcggatccacactggagagaagccgtaTACATGTGATCAGTGTGGGACAAGCTTCAGACTAAAAGAACTGCTTAATGAACACATGTacatccacactggagagaaacctcCCACATGTGAACACTGTGGGAAGAACTTTAAGCAAAAAGCACACCTTGATAGACACATGAGactccacactggagagaatcTACACACATGTGATCAGTGTGGGAAGGGTTTCTTAGAGAAAGGAAACCTTAAAGACCACATGAatatccacaccggagagaggcCGTACTCATGTGATGAATGTGGGAAGAGTTAcaaaaataatggaaaccttttagTGCACAAGAAAAGCCACACTGGGAAGAAGCCACACACATGTGctcagtgtgggaagagttttgCAGAAAAGGCAATCCTTAATGAacacatgaggatccacactggagagaggCCATACACGTGtgatcagtgtgggaagagtttcaccCAAAGAGGAGCTCTTATTACACACAAGAGAACCCACAGTGAAGAGAAACCATATATCTGtgatcagtgtgggaagagttttaAGCAAAAAGAAAGTCTTTGTGATCACATGAaaatccacactggagagaaaccataCACATGCgatcagtgtgggaagagttttgTACGAAGAGTAAGCTTTTATCTACACAAGAGAACccacactggagaaaaaccaTACTCCTGtgatcagtgtgggaagagtttcaggCAAAAAAGAAGCCTTCACGATCACATGACAATCCATACTGGAGAGAAACCTAATACCTGTGATCAGTGTGGGAAAAGTTTCAAACGAAAAGAAAAACTTCATGAtcacatgaggatccacactggagaaaaaccaTACGTATGTGATCAGTGTGGGGAGAGCTTCAGACTAAAAGAAATTCTTAATCGacacatgaggatccacactggagagaggCCTTACGCATGTACACAATGTCATAGGAGTTTCAGACTAAAAGAAATTCTTAATCGACATATgaggatccacactggagagaggCCGTACACGTGtgatcagtgtgggaagagtttcaccCAAAGAGGAGCTCTTATTACACACAAGAAAACCCACAGTGAAGAGAAACCGTATATCTGtgatcagtgtgggaagagttttaAGCAAAAAGAAAGTCTTTGTGATCACATTAatatccacactggagagaaaccatacacatgtgatcagtgcgggaTGAGATTTGTACGAAGAGTAAGCTTTTATCAACACAAGAAAacccacactggagagaaaccatattcctgtgatcagtgtgggaagagtttcagaagaaaaagaaacctTCATGATCACAAGACagtccacactggagagaaaccatatacctgtgatcagtgtgggaagactttcagaagaaaaagaaatcttcATGTTCACATGAcaatccacaccggagagaaaccatATTCCTGTGATCAGTGTGGGGAGAGTTTCAGACAAAAAAGAAGCCTTCATGATCACATGAcaatccacactggagagaaaccataTACGTGTGATCAGTGTGGGAGGAGTTTCAAACGGAAAGCTAAACTTCATGAtcacatgaggatccacaccggagagaaaccatACACATGTGAACAATGTGGGAGGAGTTTCAGACTAAAAGAAATGCTTAATCGACACATGATTATCCACACCAGAGAGACGCCTTACTCGTGTGATCaatgtgggaagagtttcaagAATTTAA GAAACCTTACAAAACACATGAATATCCACACTGGAAAGAAGCCATGCACATGTGATCaatgtgggaagagtttcataCATAAAGGGGCACTTAATAGACACATGATGATCCataccggagagaagccttacacaTGCAATCAGTGTGGGAAGAATTTCAGACTTCAGCAATCTCTTAAAGAGCACATGAGGAtacacactggagagaagccgtaCACATGTGAACaatgtgggaagagtttcagaCTTCAGCAACCTCTTAACGAacacatgaggatccacaccggagagaagccgtacaCATGTGGTCAGTGCAGAAAGAGCTTCCGAAAAAAAGTGAGTCTTAAAACTCACATTAAtctccacactggagagaagcaaTACACATGCGGCCAATGTGGAAAGAGCTTCAGACAAAAAACTACTCTTAACAAACATACCAGGATCCACACTGAAGAGAAGCCTTACACATGTGaccagtgcgggaagagtttcagaCGAAAAGAAGACCGTGATATGCACTTAAAAacccacactggagagaaaccataCACATGCGATCAATGTGGGAAGAGCTTCACAAGAAAAGGAGCCCTTAACATACACATGTGCATCCACACCGGGGATAAGCCACACACATGTGATCAATGTGGGAAGAGCTTCAGACGAAAAGAAAACCGTGATGAACACTTAAAAaaccacactggagagaaaccataCACATGTGATCAGTGTGGGAAAAGTTTCACAAAAAAAGGAGCCCTTAACGTACACATGtggatccacactggagagaagccatACACATGCGGTCAGTGTTCGAAGAGCTTCAGACTGCAATCTAccctaaaaaaacacacaaggatccacactggagagaagccgtaCAAATGTGAACACTGTGAAAAGAGTTTCACACAAAAAGGAGCCCTTAACATACACGTGtggatccacactggagagaagccatACACATGCGATCAGTGTTGGAAAAGCTTCAGACTAAAATCTACCCTTAAAAAACACATAAGGATCCACACTTGA